In Brassica napus cultivar Da-Ae chromosome A3, Da-Ae, whole genome shotgun sequence, the sequence TGAGTACTGCCAACATATGCCAGAAAAGGTTTTCCTATACATCATAggtaaatatattacatatctACATATCCTACtataagaaatgaaattatcacaatatatatatatatatatatatatatatattgataattgTTTGTTTTGCTAAATAACAATAACTATTAGTTCGTATGATGATTATTCTGTcataaaaaaactgttttaagAAACGAAAAAAAATGCAATAAGGAGATTATTAAAGTTAGATATTTCTATGAAATTCGAgaaagaaaattgttttttattaagTATAGATATTATAAAGCAGGACAGATATATTGATCAAAGAGAAGGAGGTGGAAGAATTATAGGGTCGCAACAACAACGATAATAAGGTCGTTTAGAACCTTCAGGGTCAAAGCAACTACCATCTTTATAAAGCAATCCTATACAAAATTTGTTACATTCTGGATTATGAAACGTTGCGTTACATCCCTCGTAACAAGTCGGAGGCACAATTCTCGCGTTTATTCCTATACCTGCAATCATGCAAAGTAattaaaaaagaacaaaacacaTTAATGAGCAAACAACTTGAGTCTTGATTCTTGAATATGCGACTGATATAACAAccgtaaaatataaatagacaTACCGGAGAAAAGATCATAGGAGATGGACATTGTAACCACGAGCGCAAATGTAAGCAACAGTTTTGAAGAATCCATTTATAAAATAAGTCTCTCTGGCACTCAACTTTTTAAACTAACCTCTATTCAAGATGTAGGTTTGTGTGATTGAGGATGAAATGATCCATTAATATATGGTTAAATAATACGGTCAACAATAAATTTCTGTGAGTCTGTCCAAGATCTAAGcctatccaaatttttttttgtttctttcaattTTGTTGATACAATAAATGTGCATCTTGGACTAAAAGATAAAGTCTTCGTTTGCTCATAAGAAATATCTCATTCAAGGAAATAATCCAGCAATATTATGACAAATTTAGAAGGCTGACTAAACATTAGCAAGCTTTTGTATTCAAGCCAAAGTAGTCTTCGTGTATTATGTAAATATGATGAAGTAGTTTGTATGAATTAAGTAAATGGGGAAAATTGCTTTTCTAGTTCGTGTGATTTAAGTAATACAATCTAAGACAATCCTTCTATAGTTCCAAACCCTGTACAGATGagaaaaaatgatatataatgCTTAACAGATTTTTCCATTACCTATatagatatccgggacctctcggaaatttagtttacaaaattttgttaaagaaaattacaatttattatatgatttctgaatttaaattatatatatatatgttataattaaatttatgtaaatggcttattaaaataatttaatttatggaAATTAATTGAACTTACTTTTTGGTTTTTAGGAGAATAATGATCTATATCATTCTAATTTTAAATCCAAATATTCACAAACTAGATAGGAAACTTATTCAATGTgtatttttgagttttattttttgataaatttttaacaGAATTTGaagtattattaaaaaaattaaaatatatatagcgAATTTTGCAATACAAACAAATATTctgaaattttgtttaaatattttaaaaatttctgtttaaattttagcattctgaaaattttatttgcTTTTTGAATTATTGCTAActattacttttaaaatatttcatttaaatattttaaatgaagtatactttaaaatttattaatatgtgcTATTTTGTGTGTATATTAAGTTATTTAACTTTATTTCTTATTcagaataataatttaattatacatattagatatatatatatatatattatagaattttattatgatataatataaaataaatattaaaaattaaaaatttgatattgGATAAGAatatttaatcatataaaattaaatataaaatacgaaaaaaatatatatattgaactatattatgtatttataattaaaataatatttttaatatgcaaccttattatatataactatattttgatccgcgcttcgaAAGCGTGGGTTTTTTTGgatgataaataaattttgatatgaaatagtattttttgattGTTGTGTATTAATATGTTACAAAATTGCTTTatatcgatttaaaaaaaaaattgtataatatatgaattagttTATAGGTTCGGGTTTTGTATGGATCCAAGGCAAGGTATCTATTGGGTATTTTTGGATCCGCCAGTCTCTATCGAGTCTAAGTCCTACCCGAGACCCAATCAAGTATCCAAAGTACcaaaatatgttgtgtttattaggtatattttaatattttgaatatatttttgatattacggataatttttatttcaggtttgggttttgggttaTCATTTCGGGTTTAAggtaaaatttcatttaaaaaa encodes:
- the LOC106443323 gene encoding defensin-like protein 69, which gives rise to MDSSKLLLTFALVVTMSISYDLFSGIGINARIVPPTCYEGCNATFHNPECNKFCIGLLYKDGSCFDPEGSKRPYYRCCCDPIILPPPSL